One window of Opisthocomus hoazin isolate bOpiHoa1 chromosome 13, bOpiHoa1.hap1, whole genome shotgun sequence genomic DNA carries:
- the LOC104335560 gene encoding olfactory receptor 14J1, whose amino-acid sequence MSNGSSTTKFMLLAFTDSWQLQLLHFCLFLGIYLAALLNNGLIITAIACDHRLHTPMYFFLLNLSIFDLGSISNVLPKAMANSLWDSRDISYAGCAAQVFLFVLLVGAEYCLLTIMAYDRYVAICRPLHYGTLLGSRACVHMAAAAWGSAFINALLHTANTFSIPLCKGNAVEQFFCEIPQILKLSCSHSYLREAGVVMLSVSLVFGCSVFIVLSYVQIFRAVLRIPSEEGWHKAFSTCLPHLAVVSLFISTAVFAYLKTPSISSPSLDVVVAILYSVVPPAVNPLIYSMRNQELKDALKKLIQSAILPLQ is encoded by the coding sequence atgtccaatggcagctCCACCACGAAGTTTATGCTCCTTGCCTTCACGGATTCGTggcagctgcagctcttgcacttctgtctcttcctgggcatctacctggctgccctcctgaacaacggcctcatcatcaccgccatagcctgcgaccaccgcctccacacccctatgtacttcttcctcctcaacctctccatcttTGACCTGGGATCCATCTCCAAtgttctccccaaagccatggccaattccctctgggactccagggACATCTCCTACGCAGGATGTGCTGCACAAGTCTTTCTGTTTGTCCTCTTGGTTGGAGCAGagtattgtcttctcaccatcatggcctacgaccgctatgttgccatctgcagacccctgcactacgggaccctcctgggcagcagagcttgtgtccacatggcagcagctgcctggggcagtgcttttatcaatgctctcctgcacactgccaatacattttccatacccctctgcaagggcaacgCTGTGGAGCAGTTCTTCTgcgaaatcccccagatcctcaagctctcctgctcacactcctacctcagggaagctggGGTTGTTATGCttagtgtttctttagtttttgggtgttctgttttcattgtgctgtcctatgtgcagatcttcagggccgtgctgaggatcccctctgaggagggatggcacaaagccttttccacgtgcctccctcacctggctgtggtctccctgtttatcagcactgcagtgtttgcctacctgaagactccctccatctcctccccttccctggaTGTGGTGGTGGCTATTCTGTattcagtggttcctccagcagtgaaccctctcatctacagcatgaggaaccaggagctcaaagacgccctgaagaagctcattcaatcagcaaTTCTTCCGCtacaataa
- the LOC142363056 gene encoding olfactory receptor 14A16-like, with protein sequence MANETSVTEFLLLAFADTRELQLLHFWLFLGIYLAALLSNGLIITAIACDHRLHTPMYFFLLNLSLLDLASISTTVPKSMANSLRDTRAVSYSGCSTQFFFFSLLISAEFFLLTIMAYDRYVAICKPLHYGTLLGIRACVHMAAAAWGTGFLYAVLHTANTFSIPFCQGNAVDQFFCEIPQILKLSCSDAYLRETGLVMFNAFVFWCCFVFIVLSYVQIFRAVLRIPSEQGQHKAFSTCLPHLAVFSLFISTGTFAYLKPPSISSPSLDVVVAVLYSVVPPAVNPLIYSMRNQELKASIRKVISEMLLICHKFSITLWE encoded by the coding sequence ATGGCCAATGAAACTTCTGTCACTGAGTTCCTCCTCCtagcattcgcagacacacgggagctgcagctcttgcacttctggctcttcctgggcatctacctggctgccctcctcagcaacggcctcatcatcaccgctatagcctgtgaccaccgtctccacacacccatgtacttcttcctcctcaacctctccctcctcgacctggcctccatctccaccactgtgcccaaatccatggccaactCTCTCCGGGACACCAGAGCCGTTTCCTACTCAGGATGTTCtacacagttttttttcttttcccttttgatatcagcagaattttttcttctcaccatcatggcctatgaccgctatgttgccatttgcaaacccctgcactatgggaccctcctgggaatcagagcttgtgtccacatggcagcagctgcctggggcactggaTTCCTctatgctgtgctgcacactgccaacacATTTTCTATACCTTTCTGccaaggcaatgctgtggaccagttcttctgtgaaatcccccagatcctcaagctctcctgctcagatgcctacctcagggaaaCTGGTCTTGTCATGTTTAATGCATTTGTATTttggtgctgttttgttttcattgtgctgtcctatgtgcagatcttcagggctgtgctgaggatcccctctgagcagggacagcacaaagccttttccacgtgcctccctcacctggccgtgttctccctgtttatcagcactggcacatttgcctacctgaagcccccctccatctcctccccatccctggatgtggtggtggctgttctgtactcggtggttcctccagcagtgaaccccctcatctacagcatgaggaatcaGGAGCTGAAGGCATCCATCAGAAAAGTTATTTCAGAGATGCTTCTCATTTGCCATAAATTTTCCATCACTCTTTGGGAATGA